The Fictibacillus phosphorivorans genomic sequence ACCAAAATGGGGGAAAGTTTAGTGATCTCACTCATTTTCATATGCACGTGATTCCGAGGTATGAAAACGATGGATTTACGTGGAGTGAATCGACGATCTTAGATAATGCTTCTGAACGTTTAGCCGAAACAGCAGGTAAACTTCAAAGAGTGTAATGTTTTTAACTTTATAAAGATTGTGCCACAATGTGAACAAGGAGGGATTCACTATGCCAAGCAGTATTCATGATCGTGCCGTTCTACATAATGGTGTTCAAATGCCATGGATTGGTCTAGGAGTTTATAAAGCTGAAGATGGTGATGAAGTCATCCAGTCCATAAAGTGGGCGCTCGAAGCAGGTTATCGAAGCATTGACACAGCAAGCCTTTATAACAATGAAACGGGTGTCGGTCAGGCAATCGCCGAATCCAATGTTCCAAGAGAAGAACTCTTTATTACAACAAAAGTTTGGAACACTGACCAAGGCTACGAAAAAACCTTAGCAGCCTTTGATGCCAGTTTAGAAAGACTAGGGTTGGATTATGTGGATCTATACCTAATCCATTGGCCAATGCCTGGAAAGTATAATGAAACATGGAAAGCACTAGAGAAAATCTATAATGAAGGCCGAGCTAAAGCGATCGGTGTCAGTAACTT encodes the following:
- a CDS encoding aldo/keto reductase, producing the protein MPSSIHDRAVLHNGVQMPWIGLGVYKAEDGDEVIQSIKWALEAGYRSIDTASLYNNETGVGQAIAESNVPREELFITTKVWNTDQGYEKTLAAFDASLERLGLDYVDLYLIHWPMPGKYNETWKALEKIYNEGRAKAIGVSNFKQHHLEDLMRDAEIKPMVNQVEYHPRLSQEKLLAFCKEQGIQLEAWRPLLKGEIFEEPTLVELADKYKKSVAQIILRWDLQNGVVTIPKSVTQHRIEENIELFDFELSNEDMTRISALNQDKRNGADPDDPEFYKQFE